CATACTCTCACTATTAATATTCATTTGTTGTAAATTTTATTTAAATACTGGATAATATTTATTTTTTACTCTATAATTTGCGTAACTTAGTAATATTGAATTTTTTACAAATCAAAAATTTACATATTATGAAAAAACATTTATTCCCTCTATTTTTGTTATTATTAAGTGCTAACGCACAGGCACAGCAAGATTTGTTTGCAATTACAGGAAAAGATACGCAAAGTATAACCTTCAATGATTTTCGTGTAATAGACGTTGCAAATGGAACTTCCGGTGAGAAAATTTTTACTGCTGATACTTCGGCAAAGGTATATTCACAAGGAAGAAAAGCTATTGTAGCGGAAGATAAAAATTCTTATAGTAATTCTCAGGCAATAACGATGGCAGCGCTGGCTTATGATCCATCTAATAATAATTTGGTGTATATGCCTATGTTTTCATCAAATATTTATGTATTGCAGCCCCAAACAAAAGAGATTACATTGGTAGAGAATAATGTAGCAAGAGTATCTTCATGTGATATTAATTCTCATATCACGAGAATGGCAACCGGATATAACGGCAATATTTACGCAGTTAATAATGCTGGAACACAGTTTCTGGAAATCAGCAAAAAAAACGGACAATATGCTGTTATAGATCTGGGAATCATTAAAGACGATGTTTCAAATGGCAAGAATTCCTTTACGGCTGTTGAAACTGGTTTTGGCGGGGATATGATTGCTGATACCGATAATAACTTTTATATCTTTTCTGCCTCAGGAAATGTTTTCAAGGTTTCAACGAAAGAATTAAAGGCAAAGTTTATAGGTAAGATTACCGGTATTCCAGATAATTATTCGGTGAACGGTTCGGCAGTAAATGCGCAGGGAAAGGTCGTTATAGCCAGTGCTAAAGGAGATTCTTTATATGAAGTTGATGTACAGACTTTACAGGCGAAACAGCTTTCTGGTGAGAAGGGGCTACATATCTATGACCTGGCAAGTAAGTACTTTGTCAATGAAAAAAAATCGGTATCTAATACATTGACTGATGTGGATATTTATCCAACCAGAGTTGACGAGCATTTTGTCAATGTTCATATTGATAATAAAAATGTGAAAGGAAATGTTAAGCTGAATGTTTTTGATATGTCAGGAAAGAAGGTGATGAATCAGAGCTTATTTGTGAAAAACGGTTCTTTGGATCAGAAAATAGATTGTAAAGAACTGGTAACTGGTGCGTATATTATAAATCTTAATGACGAATCAGGTAAGGTGATTTTTAATAAAAAAGTTCTCATTACCAAATAATTGATTCCATAAAATATGATAAATATAAAGTGTCAAATACAACCTTTTCAAGTTGATTGAAAAGGTTTTTTTAATGATTATTTGATATTTAATAAGTTTTATTTTTGGATATTATAATGTACTTTTATAAAAAAATATAGATGAAGCTATACTTTAACGTAGGATATATTGTAAAAGCAGGAGAAAATATTGAACTCGCCATTGGTGGGGAAGGTACTGTTGCTCATATCCATACTATGTTTTATGCAGAGAATGGTTTATGGAAATGTGAAGTAGATTATTTTTCAAAGTCTGTTTCGTATAAATACCGTGTTGTAGATGAAAAAGGAAATGTTATCAGAGAAGAATTTGTTCAGCATCATCTTAATTTTCCACATAACTACAAGGAGTTTGTTATTTTTGATGAATGGAATAATAAAAACTTCCCTGAGAATTATTTAAATAACAAGATTCTTTATAATAAACTACACGGCTTTGTTTCAGAGAGAGAAATTGTTCTTAAAAAGCATACTCACTTATTTAGGATAGAAGCTCCCATTTATAATTCAGATTGGAGAATTGTATTATTTGGAAATACAGCATCCCTTGGGGGCTGGGATTATGATAAGGCTATTCCTTTAACGCAGACAGATTTTGGACTTTGGGAAGTTTCCGTTGAGATTCCTGAAAATGAGTGGATCCAGTTCAAATATTGTATTTACGATATAAAGCAGAAAAGAGTTATTGACGTTGAAACCGGGGAAAATAGGTTTACAACAGCCAATCCGTTATCAGATGTTCTTCAGATCGTTTCCAATCATTATTTTAGATTTAAGGGATATCAGATGTATCACGATGCGGGAGTTGCCGTTCCCGTATTTTCTTTGAGGAGTGAAGATGGATTCGGTGTGGGAGAATTTGCTGATATTAAAAAACTAGCAGATTGGACGAAGGAAACTAATCTTGGGATTATTCAGATTCTTCCGATTAATGATACTACTGCAAATTATTCATGGACGGATTCCTATCCTTATGCAGCAGTATCAGTATATGCTCTGCATCCCCAGTATATTTCTTTAGAAACCCTTGATTATTCTTTACCGAAAGAATTAGTTGACTCTTATCTTGTTGAAAAAGAAGCTTTAAACGCTCTTGATCTGGTTGATTATGAAAAGGTGATCACAAGTAAATGGAAATACCTGACTGCTGTTTTCAATACGCAAAAGGATAAAATTTATAAAGACCGGAATTTCAAAAAATTTATAAAAGACAATGAATACTGGCTTGTTCCTTATGCTGCATTCTGTGTATTAAGAGATAAATATAAGACTCCAAATTTCAACGACTGGAAAACCCATAAGAAATATATAGCAGGAAAGATTTCCCAATTCTTTACTACGAAAAGTAAGGATTATGATCTTTCAATGCTTCATGCCTGGGTACAATACCAGCTTCATATACAGTTAAAAGACGCTGTTGATTATGCCCATAGTTTAGGAATTTCACTGAAAGGAGATCTTCCCATTGGAATCTATAGATATTCTGTAGAAGCCTGGACTGAGCCTGAATTATTCGGGATGGATTTCCAAGCCGGAGCACCGCCGGATCAATTTACCGAGCTCGGTCAAAACTGGGAATTCCCAACTTATAATTGGGAAGCCATGAAAAACGATGATTATAAATGGTGGAAAAATAGATTCAAAGCATTGGAGCAATATTTCGATGCAATGAGGATCGATCACATTCTTGGTTTCTTCAGAATATGGAGGATGCCGATTTCTGCTGTGCAGGGAATTTTAGGATATTTTTATCCTGCTGTTCCTATTACTCTTGATGAATTTAAAGCACTGAAAATTCCATTTGACTTCGATAGATATTGTAAGCCATTTATCAACAATGAGGTTTTGTGGGATTACTTTGAAAAAGATAGTGGAAAAGTACTTGAGTTTTTAGAAAAGAAGCAAGATGATACTTATTCTCTGAAAGAACAATTTGATACACAGAGAAAACTGGTCGACTTCTTTAAGAAAAATCCACACGGCCCGCTTGAAGAGAAGCTGATCTCACTTTGTGCGAATGTTCTGTTTCTGACAGAGAAAAGAAAGGGTGAAACGGTTTATCACCCCCGATTTAATGTATACAATACAGAATCTTACAAGTTCCTGTCAGAAGCAGAACAGAAAAGTATTTACGAACTGTATCACGACTATTTTTTCAGAAGACAAGATCATTTATGGTATGAGAAAGCTATGGAAAAACTTCCCGTAATTCTGAATGCCACCAAAATGCTGATTTGTGGAGAAGACCTGGGGATGGTTCCTGCATGTGTTCCGGTAGTAATGGATGAATTGGCTATCATTGCTCTGAAAGTTCAGCGTATGCCTTCTGAAAACATTCCGTTCTATGATCCCAGAAATGCCACTTATATGAATGTGGTTACGGCCTCTTCACATGATAGTTCAACACTGCGGCAGTGGTGGAAAGAAGACCCTGCGTTGACACAGAAATACTATAACCAACAACTGGTTCAGTATGGAAAAGCACCTGAATACCTAACTCCTCATTTGGCAGAAATTATTATGAAGCAGCATCTGTATAACGAAGCTATGCTGGCTATTTTCCCTATTCAGGAGTTCATGGCAACGGATGAAGAATTATCAAATATAAATATGGATAACGAAAGAATCAATGATCCCGCAGTTTTTCCACATTACTGGCGATACAGAATGCATATTAATCTGGAAGATTTAAAAAGAAAAGATGCTTTTAACGAAAAAATTGCTTTTTGGGTAAAAGATAGTGGTAGAGTGTAAATTTAACAATTGATTATCAGTTAGTTAATTATATTTTGAAAGAAGTTTGATCTAAGGATTTAACTTCTTTTTTTTATTTGTATCAAAAAGATAGAATTGAGATATTCTACTATATATTAACCAATTAACGACTATAAGGATGAAAAAAATATTTTTAGGATTAGCTTTTGTTTTAGGCGTTTTGACGTCTGCGCAGCAGTATCCGAATAATGGTTGGGGAAATGATGGTTATTCTCAGAATGGAGGAGACTACTATACTGATCAGGATGATAGAAATTACTTTCCTGATGACTATTATTACAACTACCCGCAGGATTATTATCCAAGCGATTATTATCAAAGTTATTATAACGATTATAGAAACAGTATTGTGAATGTTAACTGGAATGGGTTTTTCGTGCAAAATAGATTGAACCCATGGCAGATCGATCAGATAATAAGACTGAATAATCTATACTCAAGTTTTGCAGCTTGGAATAATTTCTATAGATATAACCCGGACAGATGGTATTATGACAGGTTTTATGCAATGGAAAGAATTTTGGGGCCAAGAGTATTTGTTGTTTTCCAAAATAACTATTACAGAGGTTCGAGCCCGATTATATATTTCCAGAACTACAGGAGAACATATTATGTCCCGAGATATACTGTAATGCCAAGATATAGAAATATTAATATCAATATTTACAGAGTAGACAGATCGAGATTCCGTAGAACAGATAATCCTACTTTTGATATCATCAGAAGAGATAACAGAGTGGATAATGGATTCAAAAATACAAGAACTGAAGGAAACTCAGGAGGGTTCCGCGGACAGAATAATAACGGGAGAAATGATAATTCCGGTTTCAGAAACCAGAACAATGGAGTAAATAATAATGGCGGTTTCAGAGGAACTACTGATAACAATGGTGGTTTCAGAAATAGCAGCGGAGGCTTTAGAGGGAATAGTGATGTGAAAACAGAAACTAATATACCTGCTCCGTCAAGAGATAATAACGGAGGTTTCCGAGGTAATAATGGTGGCGGCTTTAGAGGAAACAGTGAAGTACGAAGAGAAAGCGCTCCTGCTCCGTCAAGAGATAACAACGGAGGTTTCCGCGGAAATAATGGAGGAGGATTCAGACAGCAAAGAACGGAAAGTTCAGCTCCAAGCCAGAACTCTCGTAGCAATGGAGGAGGATTTAGAGGAAGTTTGGTAAAGAATTAATTTTCATATATTATATTTAAGTGGTGTGAAGGACAGGTTTTTGTAATCTGTCCTTTTTTTTGTTTATGATTATTTTATTTTAGTTAAAATTTAACATTATTTATGACTATGTTAATTTAACTTGTCTTTTGTTTCATTATCAAAAAGGTATAATAACAATTAATAAAATTTTAAAAGATGAAAAAATTAGTTTTGGCAATAGCATTTATCGGGATGGGAAGTTTTGCAATGGCACAACAGACAACTCCACAGGACAAACAGGCTAGAAGAGCTGAAATGCAGCAAAAAATGCAGCAGAGAGAACAGGATCATCTGGCACAGATGCAGAAAGATCTTAATCTTAATCAGTCTCAGGTTAGTCAGATAAAATCGCTTCAGGAAAAAAGAAAATCTGAAATGAAAGCTCAGTTTGAAAAAAATAAAGTCGATAGACAGGCTAAAATGGAAGAAATGAAGGCCAACAGAGCACAAATGGATGCAGATATGAAAAAAATCCTTACTCCTCAGCAATATGATAAATGGCAGGCTGACAGAACTGCTAAAATGGAGCAGAGAAAAACAGCTATGAAAGATGGAAGAATGATGAGAAAACCGATGAATACTGCTGCTCCGGAAGCAAAATAATAGATAGTAATTTTTATTTTTGAGTGTTAAAAGGATGGATGATTTTCCATCCTTTTTGTATTAATTTTCCGTAAAACTTTTGATTACGGGCTTTTATTCACTATTTTTGACTATAAATTTAATACGTATGGTTAGCGAAAAAATTGCAAAATTAATTAACGAACAGATTGCCCACGAACAATATGCCGCTCAATATTATCTTTCAATGTCTGCATGGTTTTCAGGAAAAGACCTTGACGGAATTGCCAACTACTTCAGAGTACAGAGCAAAGAAGAATTGATGCATGCAGACAAAATGTTTGATTATTTAAATGATGTAGGCGGGGAAATCATTATCGGGGAGATTGCAAAACCTCCGCATGAGTTCGATAGTGCAACAGATATTTTCGAGAAAGCATTGGCACATGAGAAGATAGTAACTAAAAGTATTTTCAATATTGTAAAGAATGCTAATGAAGAAGGTGATTTTGCAACAACTTCATTCATGCAGTGGTTCATCAATGAGCAGGTAGAAGAAGAAGCAAGTGCTTCTCAGTATGTGACGAAAATCAAAATGGTGTGTGATAACCCATCAGCATTGTATCTTTTTGATCAGGAATTATCCCAGAGAGTATTTACTCCTGCTACGACTGCTTAAGATCGAAAAAACTTCAAAATATAAGACCGCTGCCTTAGGGAATAGCGGTTTTTGTTTTTGTAAGGATTTAACGTCACGAGTTTTGAATCCTCTTAGCAGAATAGATTGTTTGTATTGCCTCTCTGCTGTAGATAATTATTTCTTCTGTCCTCGCCTCAGGATCTTAATAGCTGTAATAAAAACTGTTGCGCCCAATATAAAACTGAGAAACAAGGATTTTGCAATATTTTCAGTGGGCATGTTCCGGTGACTATCTTCCGTGACCGGCGGATCTACACAATCAATAATATTATAGGTGACAACTGCAGAGATCAGCATGATGACCAAACTTATAACAAAGGAAATTAAATATATTTTCATGGCTAGTTGTAATCAAAATAAATGACTGATCGTATATTGTTTATTCTGATTAAAAATAATGATTCCTTTTATATTTTTGAGGAATTTTAGCAAATTATAAAGTAATATTTTGTGAATGCCGTGGCTGAAGGACTTATAGATAAATAATCTGAGTTTTAAGAACCTTTTTTCCCAGTCTTTCGAGAATGTTTTTATACCCTTCCACCTGCGCTTCATCTTTACTTTTCTGTTCTCCCGTTTTAAAATCAACAATGATATAGCCTTCGTCATTCTTTAAAATACGATCCGGACGGAAGATATGACTTTCTCCGTTTTCAGAAATCATAATATCTTTTTCGTTGATAACTTCCCATTTCTCATCAAAGAACTCTGAATAAGTTCTTACGATATCCTGTAAAGTAGCCTCTATTTCAACTTTCTCCTCCAGGGTAATTTGCCCTTCCAGCGCATAGCCTTCCAATACTTTGTGAATATCTTTTTCAGTATTGATCTTTGAGAGAAGTTCATGTACAAATAACCCTATTCTCACTTTCTCATTTCGAACCTGATAGTTTTTGGAAGGAGTAGCAATTTTTATAGAAGTACTTTTTTCACTGACATTTTTAAGATCCTGGATATTTTTTGTCTTAAATGAAGAACTTTTGGTTTTTGAATGCTTCTTCAGCATCTCCGGATTTATCTCATACAAATCAAACTCATCAGAGTTCTCTGTATTTTTTGTTTGAAGGAACTCCAGAAGTTCAAGATTGTTGGAAGTTTTGTTAGCTTTTTGAAGGTAGAAAAATAATTGTTCAACCGGTCTTGTTGTAGCAACATATTGCAGACATAGTCTGTCAATAAGATTTTTGTACGAGTTTTTCTTGTTAAAAGATTGAATCTCCTCATCATACACCTCAAGATTTTTACTGAACTGATTAATGTTAACCGATTTTAAAGCATCACTTTCATTAGTTTCAAACCAGTTGGTAAATTCATTATCTCTGTTTTTATTGATCATCGGGATGAAAACAATAGGGAATTCAAGCCCCTTAGACTTATGAATAGTCATGATCTGAATAGCGTCAATATTTTCTGAGGCCTGAATGGTATAAGATGAAGCTTCTTCATCCCAATATTTTAGAAACTCTTTTGTACTGGCGCCTGCATTTTGTGTGAAATTGAAAAGCATTTCCAGGAAGTTGAGAAGAAAATCTGTTTCCTTGTTTTCTACTGAAAATTCGTTGACATAATATTCTATGAAATTGTACAGATTGAATCTTGGAAAATGATCCTGTTTAAGCTGTAACGAATATTTGTAATGAAGATACTGAAGGATCTCTTCATGAGTTTCAATATCCAGAATCTCTTTCATTTCCAGACTGAAATCCGGCATATTAATTTTCCCCAGAGTATTCAGATAGTACATCATCATAATCAGGCAGGTTTTATTCTTAGGATTGATTTCCCATCTTAAAAACTCAATGACAGCTTTTAAAGTATTGGAAAGTTCCAGAGTAAGACCTTTGTCGGATATTGTTTTGATATTGGTTTCCTCGCCATGATAGGTTACTTTTAAATTTCCCAGTTTTTGAGAATAGCTGAAAATATCAAAATTTCCACGGCATAGAATCGTAATGTCCGAAAATTTAAAACCATTGCTAAGGCACTCCTGAATATCCTTCCTCATTCTTTCAGAAGTGTCATCATAAAACTCTTCATTGGTAAGGTTTTCAATCAGATTGACTTTTACGCGGCCGTCAATTTTCGATTTAGGACTTTGTTCGGCATCAATTCCGAAAATATTTTTATGCTCCTCTTCCAATCCTTCAGAGTGGTAGCGGTATAATTCATTGTTGAACTGTACAATATTTCTGGCACTTCTCCAGTTATCTTTTAAAACAAGAAGATCTGCCTGTTTAGGGGAAAATTCTTTTTTATTGATGATATCAAGCATCAGCTTGCTTTCTCCACCCCGAAATCTGTAGATACTCTGTTTTGGATCTCCAACCAAAGTAAATGAAGTATATTCTGAAGAAACGCTATGGTCCCGCAGGGGAACAAAATTTTGCCACTGCAGTTCTGAGGTGTCCTGAAATTCATCAAAGAAAAAATGCTGAAACTGGGAACCTACTTTTTCATAAATAAAAGCAGAAGGCTCATTCTTCAGATTTTCATTAATCAGAATATTAAACTTGGAAAGCAGAACAAGATCATTTTCTTCCTCAATTTTTTGAAGCTCATCCTGAATGTCTTTATTGACTTTTAAAGGAAGAAGAGCAGACAATACCTTTTCTTTTTTTTGAGTTTCAATATACAAAAGAATAAGCTGCATCCTGTTTTCAATCAGTTGATCAAGAATCTCAAAAATCTCAGACTCTTTATGCTTTGCTTTCGAAGATGCTCCTTTTCTGTAATTATTGACAACGGACTCTTCCTGTGTGGTGGGAAAAGGAAAACCAGCTCTTTTCTGCTGATAAAAGTCTGTTACTTTCGTAAAGAAACCTCCGATTCCGTTTTTCCCCTGTGCAAAATCTTCGATATCAATATTCCTGGATTTGAATAACTCAACAGACTGGACGGCAAGATCAGCAGATTTCTTTTTATTGAGAACAATCTCTTTTCGGAGCGTGTTTTTTATATTTTCATAACTCGCATCATCAAAACTTTTATTGTTTTTCAAATGTTCATAATGAATATCTTTTACAAACTCTTTTGCAGAGTCATAAAGATTTTTGTTAAGGTTGATTCTTTCATTATTTTCAAGACTGTAGTCTACGTAATCCATGAAAGAATTGGAGATCGTTTCATTTTCACCAATCTGATCCAGCATTTTATCCACTGCTTCAATCAAAAATGGCTCAGCTTCAATTTCAAGATTGAAATTCTTGGCAAGTCCCAATTCATAAGAAAAACTTCTTACCAGCCTTGAATTAAAGCGGTCAATTGTCCCAATATTCAGAGTAGAATAATTATGAAGAATATAATCCAGCAGCTTTTTTGAGCGATGGTGAAGTTCATCAATAGTAATTTTTAAACCTTGTTCTTCAAATGCTTTCTGGATGTTTTTAAGATCGGTGTTCTCTATATATTCACTGGTAGAAAAGCTTCCCAGCCAGGACAGTATTCTTTCCTTCATCTCATTGGCTGCCTTATTGGTGAAAGTCAGTGCGAGAATATTCCTGATCGATTGCTGCTGATTAGGATAACGGAGACAGATCATCAGAAGTCTCTGAACCAGAGCGTAGGTTTTGCCGGATCCTGCAGAAGCATTGATAACTGTATAAGAATTTTGCATTGTTAAAGGAGAATTGAAACTGCAAGTTAACTAAAATTTAAAAGAAACTTTAACAATTTAGAATGGCTATTTAACAGTTTCCAGGGTAAAAATTAAAAAGAAATATTAAAACACGTTAACTGTGGTTAAACTTATGGTAAAAATTAAAAATAATTTTAGCTTTGCTTTATAAAAAATAACCAGTGAAATTTAAACTATTCTTTTTTTTATCTCTTATCTTCTTCCTTCATACCCATGCCCAAAGTTATATTTTTGGTAAGATAACTTCTGAAGATGGTGCAGAAGTGCAGGATGTAAATGTGATTAATATCCGGACGGATGAAATGGTTCTTTCAAACAGAGATGGGCATTTTATGATTTCCGGGAGAGCAGGAGATGAATTACGTTTTATAAAAGTGGGCTATGAACGTCTGACAAGGAAAGTAGCGTCAGAAAATATACAGGCTCCTATGAATATAAGCCTTTTGCGTACAACCATTCAAATTCCTGAAGTTGAAGTAAAGAAGGGACTTACTGGAAACCTTAAAATCGACACGAAAAACTATAATAAGCCTAAAAAAGTTGAAAAACTGACAGCAGAAATGGATCGGTATATCTCACAGAAATCAGATCCAAGAATCCTGGCAGCAAGACCAGGAGAATTTGTGCAGCCAAAAGGAGAAGGATTTAGCATTGGAAAGGTAAAAGACAAGTGGGATGATATTGATCTGATGAGTTATATCAAAAAAAGTCTTGGAGAAGAATATTTCACAGATCTTAAAATAGAGAAACCACTGATAGATCATTTCATTTATTATGTTTTTGCTGGAGGTTTTGAAAGGAAAAAGATCCTGAAATATGGATTTTGCAGTGATGCAGATCTATATAGATTTCAGCGTTTTGTACTGACGAGAATATCATCTTATCGTGCACCGCAAACTCAAAAATAAGCAGATATGGAAAAATGCTAAAACAAACTTTCTGCTTTTCTCTTATTTCTATGGGAACTGTTGTTTTTGCACAGCAAAAAATATCAGGTAGAACTACGGATGAAGGGACTTTAAATATGAGTTCCGTATTAGTTGTGAATATCACAAATAATGCCAGTGTACAGAGCGAT
This genomic window from Chryseobacterium sp. MEBOG06 contains:
- a CDS encoding 4-alpha-glucanotransferase; its protein translation is MKLYFNVGYIVKAGENIELAIGGEGTVAHIHTMFYAENGLWKCEVDYFSKSVSYKYRVVDEKGNVIREEFVQHHLNFPHNYKEFVIFDEWNNKNFPENYLNNKILYNKLHGFVSEREIVLKKHTHLFRIEAPIYNSDWRIVLFGNTASLGGWDYDKAIPLTQTDFGLWEVSVEIPENEWIQFKYCIYDIKQKRVIDVETGENRFTTANPLSDVLQIVSNHYFRFKGYQMYHDAGVAVPVFSLRSEDGFGVGEFADIKKLADWTKETNLGIIQILPINDTTANYSWTDSYPYAAVSVYALHPQYISLETLDYSLPKELVDSYLVEKEALNALDLVDYEKVITSKWKYLTAVFNTQKDKIYKDRNFKKFIKDNEYWLVPYAAFCVLRDKYKTPNFNDWKTHKKYIAGKISQFFTTKSKDYDLSMLHAWVQYQLHIQLKDAVDYAHSLGISLKGDLPIGIYRYSVEAWTEPELFGMDFQAGAPPDQFTELGQNWEFPTYNWEAMKNDDYKWWKNRFKALEQYFDAMRIDHILGFFRIWRMPISAVQGILGYFYPAVPITLDEFKALKIPFDFDRYCKPFINNEVLWDYFEKDSGKVLEFLEKKQDDTYSLKEQFDTQRKLVDFFKKNPHGPLEEKLISLCANVLFLTEKRKGETVYHPRFNVYNTESYKFLSEAEQKSIYELYHDYFFRRQDHLWYEKAMEKLPVILNATKMLICGEDLGMVPACVPVVMDELAIIALKVQRMPSENIPFYDPRNATYMNVVTASSHDSSTLRQWWKEDPALTQKYYNQQLVQYGKAPEYLTPHLAEIIMKQHLYNEAMLAIFPIQEFMATDEELSNINMDNERINDPAVFPHYWRYRMHINLEDLKRKDAFNEKIAFWVKDSGRV
- a CDS encoding ferritin; translation: MVSEKIAKLINEQIAHEQYAAQYYLSMSAWFSGKDLDGIANYFRVQSKEELMHADKMFDYLNDVGGEIIIGEIAKPPHEFDSATDIFEKALAHEKIVTKSIFNIVKNANEEGDFATTSFMQWFINEQVEEEASASQYVTKIKMVCDNPSALYLFDQELSQRVFTPATTA
- a CDS encoding carboxypeptidase-like regulatory domain-containing protein, whose amino-acid sequence is MKFKLFFFLSLIFFLHTHAQSYIFGKITSEDGAEVQDVNVINIRTDEMVLSNRDGHFMISGRAGDELRFIKVGYERLTRKVASENIQAPMNISLLRTTIQIPEVEVKKGLTGNLKIDTKNYNKPKKVEKLTAEMDRYISQKSDPRILAARPGEFVQPKGEGFSIGKVKDKWDDIDLMSYIKKSLGEEYFTDLKIEKPLIDHFIYYVFAGGFERKKILKYGFCSDADLYRFQRFVLTRISSYRAPQTQK
- a CDS encoding UvrD-helicase domain-containing protein, whose amino-acid sequence is MQNSYTVINASAGSGKTYALVQRLLMICLRYPNQQQSIRNILALTFTNKAANEMKERILSWLGSFSTSEYIENTDLKNIQKAFEEQGLKITIDELHHRSKKLLDYILHNYSTLNIGTIDRFNSRLVRSFSYELGLAKNFNLEIEAEPFLIEAVDKMLDQIGENETISNSFMDYVDYSLENNERINLNKNLYDSAKEFVKDIHYEHLKNNKSFDDASYENIKNTLRKEIVLNKKKSADLAVQSVELFKSRNIDIEDFAQGKNGIGGFFTKVTDFYQQKRAGFPFPTTQEESVVNNYRKGASSKAKHKESEIFEILDQLIENRMQLILLYIETQKKEKVLSALLPLKVNKDIQDELQKIEEENDLVLLSKFNILINENLKNEPSAFIYEKVGSQFQHFFFDEFQDTSELQWQNFVPLRDHSVSSEYTSFTLVGDPKQSIYRFRGGESKLMLDIINKKEFSPKQADLLVLKDNWRSARNIVQFNNELYRYHSEGLEEEHKNIFGIDAEQSPKSKIDGRVKVNLIENLTNEEFYDDTSERMRKDIQECLSNGFKFSDITILCRGNFDIFSYSQKLGNLKVTYHGEETNIKTISDKGLTLELSNTLKAVIEFLRWEINPKNKTCLIMMMYYLNTLGKINMPDFSLEMKEILDIETHEEILQYLHYKYSLQLKQDHFPRFNLYNFIEYYVNEFSVENKETDFLLNFLEMLFNFTQNAGASTKEFLKYWDEEASSYTIQASENIDAIQIMTIHKSKGLEFPIVFIPMINKNRDNEFTNWFETNESDALKSVNINQFSKNLEVYDEEIQSFNKKNSYKNLIDRLCLQYVATTRPVEQLFFYLQKANKTSNNLELLEFLQTKNTENSDEFDLYEINPEMLKKHSKTKSSSFKTKNIQDLKNVSEKSTSIKIATPSKNYQVRNEKVRIGLFVHELLSKINTEKDIHKVLEGYALEGQITLEEKVEIEATLQDIVRTYSEFFDEKWEVINEKDIMISENGESHIFRPDRILKNDEGYIIVDFKTGEQKSKDEAQVEGYKNILERLGKKVLKTQIIYL
- a CDS encoding T9SS type A sorting domain-containing protein, yielding MKKHLFPLFLLLLSANAQAQQDLFAITGKDTQSITFNDFRVIDVANGTSGEKIFTADTSAKVYSQGRKAIVAEDKNSYSNSQAITMAALAYDPSNNNLVYMPMFSSNIYVLQPQTKEITLVENNVARVSSCDINSHITRMATGYNGNIYAVNNAGTQFLEISKKNGQYAVIDLGIIKDDVSNGKNSFTAVETGFGGDMIADTDNNFYIFSASGNVFKVSTKELKAKFIGKITGIPDNYSVNGSAVNAQGKVVIASAKGDSLYEVDVQTLQAKQLSGEKGLHIYDLASKYFVNEKKSVSNTLTDVDIYPTRVDEHFVNVHIDNKNVKGNVKLNVFDMSGKKVMNQSLFVKNGSLDQKIDCKELVTGAYIINLNDESGKVIFNKKVLITK